DNA from bacterium:
CTTGTACGGTATGGGCGTAAAGGCGGCCGTGAAAATGGCCCAGAACGCGCTTTTGTTGAAAAGTTCCGAAATACGCGTCATATCGTCCTGCAAATTGTATGCCTCTACGAGGTAAGAACCGATATAGTCAAAGAAAAACATCCCTATAAAATAACCGGCCGCCGCTCCCAAAATGGAACCGACGGTAACAACCAAAGAAAACCTCTTCCAGAACTCGGGCCTTTTGGCCACCGCAGGCAAAAGAAAAAAGTCCGGAGGAACGGGGAAAAAAGATGATTCGGCAAAAGCGATTAGAAAAAGCCAGCCGTCGGTCTTACTTCCGCCGGTCGTTTTTATCTTTTCATTGACCTTGTTCCTAATGGATTCAAAAAGCATAAGTTTAATTCAAGTTCAAGTATCCAAGTCGTCTTCTCCTCCACAACTCGCGAGGTCTCACTTTACCGTAGAACCGGCGGGAACGGACTGACTGACTTCAAGAAGCGAAAAATGACTCTCGCTACCGCCGACAGCCAAAACCATGCCTTGACTTTCAAGTCCGCGAATGACCCGCGACTCTAAGTTCGTGGCGAAAGCGCATTTTTTGCCAACAAGCTCTTTTGTGTCCGTAAAATACTCGGCAATACCTGAAATAATCTGGCGATGACTCTCCTCCCCCATGTCAACCGAAAGACGCAAAAGCTTATCCGTGTCCGGAACTTTTTCAGCGGATTTTATCTCCCCGATCTTTATTTCCAGTTTTTTGAAATCATCAAAAGAAATCATGTGGCGTGTAGCATGTAACTTGTAACATGGAACAGAAGAAAAGAAATTTTTCTTCTTTGTATTTTAAAAATGTTGCATGTTGCGTGTTACATGTTTCGTGTCTTATCAAGATAACTCTGAAGTATCAAAGCCGCGGCCGACGCGTCCTGCATTGTCGTTTTGCCCTGGATTCGCTCGGCTTGGATGGAAGTAAAAAATTCCGGTT
Protein-coding regions in this window:
- a CDS encoding VTT domain-containing protein: MLFESIRNKVNEKIKTTGGSKTDGWLFLIAFAESSFFPVPPDFFLLPAVAKRPEFWKRFSLVVTVGSILGAAAGYFIGMFFFDYIGSYLVEAYNLQDDMTRISELFNKSAFWAIFTAAFTPIPYKIFTLAGGFFNINFFVFIIASILGRGMRFFAVGYISKWFGEKAGHVVFKHFNIFTMVFAVVVILYAILQFF